Proteins found in one Triticum urartu cultivar G1812 chromosome 4, Tu2.1, whole genome shotgun sequence genomic segment:
- the LOC125551405 gene encoding RNA-binding KH domain-containing protein RCF3-like, whose translation MVGPGHRNSHGKRQSDYAENGGGKRRNPGDDTYAPGPDDTVYRYLCTSRKIGSIIGRGGEIAKQLRSDTQAKIRIGESVPNCDDRVITIFSSSRETNTIEDTEDKVCAAQDALFRVHEKLATDDGPVNEENEEGLGQLTVRLLVPSDQIGCIIGKGGHIIQGIRSDTGSQIRVLSNEHLPACATSGDELLLIIGDPMVVRKALLQVSSRLHGNPSRSQHLLASSLTQPFPAGSRLGSSSTAPVVGITPMVSPYGRYKGDMVGDWPSIYQQRREVSSAKEFSLRVLCAAANVGGVIGKRGGIIKQIRQESGAFIKVDSSSAEDDCIITVSAKEFFEDPVSPTIDATVRLQPRCSEKIDAESGEPSYTTRLLVSTSRIGCLIGKGGSIITEIRRTSRATIRIISKEDVPKVASDDEEMVQISGDLDVARHALVQITTRLKANFFEREGALSGFPPVIPYHPLPASVSDEPKYLSRDNKSAGHDYPYSSGYHASDDVLPVDRYANYGSSQVYGGGYGAYSGGSGSSGLSGSTYLSSGKRYGY comes from the exons ATGGTCGGGCCTGGGCACCGGAACAGTCATGGAAAGCGGCAGTCTGATTATGCTGAAAATGGAGGTGGCAAGAGAAGAAATCCtggtgatgatacatatgctccTGGTCCAGATGACACTGTCTATCGCTACCTTTGCACGTCTAGGAAAATAGGGAGTATAATTGGGAGGGGTGGAGAAATTGCCAAACAGCTGAGGAGCGATACTCAAGCTAAGATTAGGATTGGTGAGAGTGTACCTAACTGCGATGACCGAGTCATAACAATATTTAGCTCAAGCAGGGAGACTAATACCATTGAAGATACCGAAGATAAGGTTTGCGCTGCTCAAGATGCTCTCTTTAGGGTTCATGAGAAGCTTGCCACAGATGATGGTCCTGTGAACGAAGAAAATGAAGAGGGTTTAGGTCAACTTACTGTTCGGTTGCTTGTGCCATCTGATCAGATTGGATGCATTATTGGAAAAGGTGGGCATATCATCCAGGGAATCCGCAGCGACACTGGTTCACAAATACGTGTTCTTAGTAATGAACACCTTCCTGCATGTGCTACTAGTGGTGATGAACTTCTCCTG ATAATTGGGGATCCGATGGTAGTTAGAAAAGCTCTTCTCCAAGTGTCATCTCGCCTCCATGGCAACCCATCCAGGTCACAGCATCTCCTTGCGTCCAGCTTAACCCAACCTTTTCCAGCGGGATCCCGCCTTGGTAGTTCCTCTACTGCACCAGTTGTAGGGATTACTCCTATGGTTAGTCCTTATGGACGATACAAAGGTGATATGGTGGGAGATTGGCCTTCTATATACCAACAACGGAGGGAGGTGAGCTCTGCAAAAGAGTTTAGCCTGCGTGTGCTTTGTGCTGCGGCGAATGTCGGAGGTGTAATTGGAAAAAGAGGTGGTATTATCAAACAGATTAGGCAAGAATCTGGAGCTTTTATCAAAGTGGATAGTTCGAGTGCTGAAGATGACTGCATAATTACAGTTTCGGCAAAGGAG TTCTTTGAAGATCCTGTCTCTCCAACAATCGATGCTACAGTCCGTTTACAGCCAAGATGCAGTGAGAAAATTGATGCAGAATCGGGGGAGCCATCATATACTACACGTTTGTTGGTGTCGACATCACGGATAGGGTGCCTGATCGGCAAAGGTGGTTCAATCATTACGGAGATACGAAGAACATCGAGAGCAACCATACGAATCATTTCGAAGGAGGATGTTCCAAAAGTAGCATCGGACGACGAAGAGATGGTCCAG ATCAGCGGAGATCTTGATGTTGCAAGGCATGCTCTTGTGCAAATAACTACAAGGCTGAAAGCCAACTTCTTTGAAAGAGAAGGTGCTTTATCAGGTTTTCCACCTGTGATCCCATATCACCCTTTGCCTGCTAGTGTGTCCGATGAGCCAAAGTATCTAAGCAGAGACAATAAGTCTGCTGGGCACGATTATCCATATTCTAGTGGATATCATGCATCAGACGATGTGCTTCCTGTTGACCGTTATGCAAATTATGGCAGCTCCCAG GTCTACGGAGGCGGCTATGGTGCTTACAGTGGTGGTTCTGGCAGCAGCGG GTTATCTGGCTCTACCTATCTTTCATCTGGAAAACGCTATGGCTATTAA